GCAGGCGTTTGCCGTCCGACGTCACCTCGGCGATCCGCGCCTTGACGTACTTGACCTTGTATTCTTCCTGGCTGCCCCAGTAGAACTCGCCCTCGTAAAGGCCGAAGGTCCGGATATCCATGTAGTAGATATAGACGTTGGTGTCCGGCGACATCTCGCGGATTTCCATCGCCATGTTCGCCGACACGGTGCAGCAGATCTTGGAACACCACTCGCGCCCGATCTGCCGGTCACGGGAGCCGACGCACAGAAGGATCGCGACCCGGTCCGGCACGCGCCCGTCAGAGGGGCACTTGATCCCCTTCCCCGAGGAAATCATCTGCTCCACCTGGGTGGTTGTGACCACGTCCGGGTAGGTGCCGAAACCCCATTCGGGCTTGTTCACGCTGTCGAAATGGGTGAACCCGGTGGCAAGGATGGCCGAGCCGGCCTCGACCTTCGAGCCATCCGAAAGGGTCGCGACGAAGTTGCCGGGGCCGCCGTTGAATTCCTTCACCGTGGTGCCGGTGCGCACGTCGATATGGGGGTTTTCCTCGACACGGCTGACCATGCCACCGATGGCATCCTTGGCCCATTCATGGCTGGGCACCAGCTTGGCATAGCCGCACAGGATCGGCGCCCCGCCAAGGATGTCTTCCTTCTCGATCAGGATGCTTTTCTGGTTCACGGCGGCAAGCGCCTGGGCAGCGGACAGACCGGCGGGACCGCCGCCGACGATAAGAACGGGCTGGCTCACTTCTCAGCTCCTGCAAGTGCTTTGGGTTTCTCATAGCCGGGGCCCGACGTGATGGCCCGCTTCGGGTCGTAAAGGGTCTCGATCCGGCCCTGCTTGACCTCTTCAAGATAGGCTTCAAACTCGGCCTTCGCCTTTTCCCAGTCGATGCCCATCTTCTCCAGCAGCACCTCGAACGGCGAGGCATGCCAGTGAAGCTGCGCCAGCTTGTAGGGATGCGCACCCATGCTCAGCGCCGCGAACTGGCAGTCGGCCATCACCGGCAGGGCATAGACCTTGTCCACCGCCTTGCCGATCCACTGGTTCTTGTCCAGCGTGGTGATGCAGCCGGTGTCATGGCCGATCATCACGTCCGACTTGGCCTCTTCCACCGCGACCTTGATCTTGCGGTCGATCGCGAAGGAACGGGTGAATTCACGCTCGCCAATGATATGGCGGAAGCCGAAGCCGCAGCAGTCGTACCAGGTCGAATAGTCAATCACCTGCGTGCCCAGCGCCTGCATCAGGCCGGTGGTCACGGCCACCCGGTTCCCCTCCATGACGGTGTCGTCATAGATCACGTCCTCGGGCACCATCTTGTAGACATGGCAGGCCGGGTGGACGGTGGAGCGGATGTTGCTGACGTCGATCGTCTGACGTTCTGCGATCCGGTGGCGCATCACGTGCAGCCATTCGGAATAATGCACGACCTCTTCGGGGATCAGCAGCTTGCCATCGACAAGGCGCCCGAGCTTGCCGAGGATCTTCTTCACCTCGGCGCGCAACTCCGGCGACTCCATCAGGAAGATCCGCATCTCCTTGTAGTTGCCGAAGGAAGTGCCGCAATGGATCAACGGATAGAAATGACCCGGCGGCAGCCCCTGCGACTTGGCCGACATATAGGCCTGATGGAAGTTCCTCAGGAACACCGAGGCCAGCGAGACCACGTTACCGATGCCAGAGCCGTGATAGTTCCACGCCGTGCACGAGGTCTGGTCGGTCTCGTCGATATAGGTCTGGCCCATCTGGTTCATGATCCACAGAACCGAGGACGGATAGCCGGGGATGTTGCCGCACTGGCCGCAGGACTTGTGGTGCCACAGGTTGTTGGTCGGGATCTTCTTGTCCCAGCCATACAGCGTCTTGGCCATCACCGGTTCGTGCTGGTCGGAGATGCGGTGGACGACGATTTCGCCCTCGCGCTCCAGTTCCCACATGCGGTCGCGGATGTCTTCCTTCCGCTCCTTGCTGGTCAGCAGGGCGCGCTTGTCGATCTTCTGTTCGACCCAGTCGGTGGCGCGGCGGGCCTCGTCAGCCGTCAGGTTGCTCGGCTTCCAGTCGGCCCCGAAGCCGCTATAGGCTCCGCCCTGGGTGTCCTTGTCGTTGGTCATCGCGGTTTCCTCCCTGAAGCGCGGCGCCCCTGCCGGGGGATCAATCGTCGTCGTCTTCGTCTTCCTGCTCTTCGAGCCACTCTTCCCACTCTTCGCGCTTCTCATCCATCACGTCCGAGACGACATCGAAGAGGTTCTCGTCGACGGCTTCCAACTGATCCAGAACGCCGGTCTCTTCCCAGATCGTGTAAAGCTCGACCGAGGCGCGCAGGTTGACCTCCCACGCGGTGTCCAGCGTATGCATGGTGGGCATCGGGATCGCCTTGCGCAGGATCATCAGCGGCGCGTCGATCTTGGCCACGTCCGGCCCCCAGTCGGGGAACGCTTCCTTGGTGATCATATTCGGCGCAAGCTGGTTGCCCGTCGACACGACCTTCAGCAGCACCCGGCTGAACGGGCGCAGCACCTCTTTCGCCGACTCCATCTGATGCTTGATCGCGACCTCGCGCATGATCATGACCAGACCGCCGGGCGAGTTTTCGAAAGGGCAACGCGCGGCACAGGTGTAGCACTGGGCACAGGCCCAGATCTTTTCCTGCATCGCGTCGTAGATACCTTCGAGGTTCTCGGTCCACAGAAGCTGCACGATCTCGCGCGGCGAGTAGTCGTAGTAGTGGGCCGAGGGGCAGGTCGCCGTGCAGATGCCGCAATTCAGGCATCCGTGGATCTCGTGATTGTAAAGCTGG
The genomic region above belongs to Rhodovulum sp. P5 and contains:
- a CDS encoding CoB--CoM heterodisulfide reductase iron-sulfur subunit A family protein, whose translation is MSQPVLIVGGGPAGLSAAQALAAVNQKSILIEKEDILGGAPILCGYAKLVPSHEWAKDAIGGMVSRVEENPHIDVRTGTTVKEFNGGPGNFVATLSDGSKVEAGSAILATGFTHFDSVNKPEWGFGTYPDVVTTTQVEQMISSGKGIKCPSDGRVPDRVAILLCVGSRDRQIGREWCSKICCTVSANMAMEIREMSPDTNVYIYYMDIRTFGLYEGEFYWGSQEEYKVKYVKARIAEVTSDGKRLLVKGEDTLVKRPISIPFDMVVHAIGMDPNVDNMTLSAIFGVDLNRWGYLGRQNAYATLAETSRPGVFVAGAASGPETIDDSIAQGHAAAMAAMGFAMNGVKDAAE
- a CDS encoding 4Fe-4S dicluster domain-containing protein, encoding MGAIRQIPAPISDPVSEKPVIAYETLEEIFDDIRGHQLYNHEIHGCLNCGICTATCPSAHYYDYSPREIVQLLWTENLEGIYDAMQEKIWACAQCYTCAARCPFENSPGGLVMIMREVAIKHQMESAKEVLRPFSRVLLKVVSTGNQLAPNMITKEAFPDWGPDVAKIDAPLMILRKAIPMPTMHTLDTAWEVNLRASVELYTIWEETGVLDQLEAVDENLFDVVSDVMDEKREEWEEWLEEQEDEDDDD
- a CDS encoding heterodisulfide reductase-related iron-sulfur binding cluster, with protein sequence MTNDKDTQGGAYSGFGADWKPSNLTADEARRATDWVEQKIDKRALLTSKERKEDIRDRMWELEREGEIVVHRISDQHEPVMAKTLYGWDKKIPTNNLWHHKSCGQCGNIPGYPSSVLWIMNQMGQTYIDETDQTSCTAWNYHGSGIGNVVSLASVFLRNFHQAYMSAKSQGLPPGHFYPLIHCGTSFGNYKEMRIFLMESPELRAEVKKILGKLGRLVDGKLLIPEEVVHYSEWLHVMRHRIAERQTIDVSNIRSTVHPACHVYKMVPEDVIYDDTVMEGNRVAVTTGLMQALGTQVIDYSTWYDCCGFGFRHIIGEREFTRSFAIDRKIKVAVEEAKSDVMIGHDTGCITTLDKNQWIGKAVDKVYALPVMADCQFAALSMGAHPYKLAQLHWHASPFEVLLEKMGIDWEKAKAEFEAYLEEVKQGRIETLYDPKRAITSGPGYEKPKALAGAEK